Sequence from the Pecten maximus chromosome 8, xPecMax1.1, whole genome shotgun sequence genome:
acagaaatatgttcgccttttaaacgtagtttcactttgaagtaggtcagtcgaactgacgcacgtgctatgattccaaaatacagctgttttccgtcactgccgtatacagcaaaaatatatacggtgggtgtattccgacaatgcggtggcagttgcaggataaatatatatattggatcGCGGGAGTGGACACCATATTCCCTGACGAGATAGCATACAGACAAGTTAAACTCCTTGGGTTCCAGGCTACATTAATATGGACATACAATTAGATATATCAAAAAACATTTACCATTAAATTGTTTTCTCCCAACggttttatttatcaaaaatatttgatgaCATGCAAGAACACTAACGAGATTGAAATATGTCACATTTCCTTAGTATAGAAGGGAGAAGTTTTATTAAATCATGTATATACCGTCAGATTTAAGTTTGGTTTCCTGATGATAGCCTTTCCCTTTAAGCCGcttataatattaataaaaaaatcacaCCTTCATGAACTTAGCGTCAAATTGAATATTTCTGATGGAATGTAGATTAAATATTTAAGAACGCATATAAAGTTTTTACTTGGCCTATCTAACTGTTCAAGTTAAGAAAAAAATCTCATTtgaataatattattttatttccttaaGCGGCATATGATGCATTCGAAAATGGTGAATTTGGTGAGTGTTGATGTAAGTTGTGTCAGAGATTTGGTGCGTGGGTACTGTAATAAGAGTACTGATCTGCCATATCATATCACATGGTATGTTGGTGACTGTAATACAGAATCATTTAGGACTTGCTGACTTTGTCCAATTTTTTGTTAGTAGCCCAAGTCTAGCAAAGGTATTTTCGCACAGTATGGAAATATCGCACACCTGGCGATTTTTGTTCTCGTTTTTCCTCCAAGTTACAGAAGACTGtgctttttttgtttatatggtaACTAATACCAGACTTTCGTCGTACTTTAGCCGTTTTAAATGTTTCACTTCGGATTAActtcgttttgaaaacaaaatctgcAGACACCCAGTCGCTCTCGgcgccttgtttacattacctccgTACATAGGGAGCGGTCATTATTGGAAGCTGAAACTGCGGTGAATTGACACTTTCCAGTTTaacaatttttcatttcattttgaaaaaaaatgctttaatcATTGAATTGGTCTAAATCTTAGTTTTGGATACTGTTTGTCTTGCGCACATAAGGTTacatggatatttaaaaatgatttacgGATATTTAAAAAACGCGATGAATTATTGATATTCATAAATCGTCTGTAAATATCCATAGTTCGTATcttaatatccataaatgaattatggatatccataattaaagttgatttatggatatccataaatcgaaaTGTGGATATTAGAATTATTTATGGATATAAATAGTGAAATTTAGAATTATGTTACCTACAGAGGGATAGCTTTGTTAATAAAACAAGCCAAAAATCGCTTGAAAcataactttttaaattttcgtCGAAGTCGCATTAGGCCTAGTTTAGTCAtgaaacatcatacataagcaaaaatgaaaataatgtttacGTAAGAAAAATTGATGCAATACTTCCTGTTCAGTAACATCCAAGTTTCTGACTTAGGAGACAACGCTTTAAGTAAAAGATTTGTTTACCTTGTCATAAATAAATGGGCCATCACATAATATGTATTATCAAAAAATTCAGTTTTAAGTGATTTTtagctatttttagtaacaaatccaTACTCCTAACTGGTGTATAATACGAGACGAGAGTATGCATATTATATGCAAGTTGGCAGCTTCCCCAACCTGAGCATAGTAGCCCTTAGAAGGAATgttcataccctgcctacactgctctccggcacAACAATCGGTCAGTCTGTCCATCGTCCAGAGCTGGGTTTATCGCAGCTAACAGCGACCATCATACGTCCTTCGTCCTACGTTATCAGTTGATTATCACAGCTAAGAAGCCTAGGCCTGGTTACAGctataatatacacatgcaGGTTGCTTGGATGAAAACCATGTCACCAAGTTGCATATAATACACAAACTTGCCTATTATAATTATGAACAGTTGGAATAtgctatttaaacaaaaaaaagaaaaggtaCATAATATGTTTTACTGAAAGCATTGGGTAATTATTAGAAATTTGACGTTTCTATACCAGAAATATTGCATAAAATTATTGTACTTTAAAACCTACaagtaaatgttatttttgtctttttgtcatatttcataaataaataaatgtgatatggatgaaaatttttaataagtttaaaattatttttgtttttctaaatttatgtataatatgCAGATttgcatatattgtatataatatgtccCCTTTATAATATAATTCTTATGTGGACGAGAATGAATCTGTATATGTAGCTAACAGTACACAAGGAGAAGGGTCATCTTCATCAGAGATAATATATATGCTGTGTGTTAATTGTATATGTTTCAGGGCTGAAAAGTACAGACATATCTGATCATGTCGCTTAGAACTCAAAGCACGATGCACTTTACTCTGCTAAGTAAGAATGTCCTGTCGCCAGAGGAACAAGAGTTGTATGAACTGGCAGACCTAGCCGGCGTCGTTATAGATCCCGCGGTCTTCAAGTATGTAGACACAGTGATGACAGCACAAACCTATTTATTATCTCATGAGAAatcatccttttttttttctaaattccAGTCCTTTCTGAAACATCACAGGTTTTGTAAGTGTTATTAAATTTCAAGTAAAACATCTatcccaccccaggactccaggtttggttaaggggAACCTCCTATAcaatttatttgacaaattacaagtgtacatgtacataccaggTACTAAGAAGCTAAGTAATAAGGCAATCCAATCATgtataaaattgatttattgtggagtcctggggtcaAGTAGATAGTTTAATGGAATATAGCTCTAAGGTTTattcacaggggcttggcacaattttcactataatacatatatatatggaccatcatttggaaaatcgtgccaagcccctgtgggtTTATTCATATAATACTAGTAgaagaaatatagcaaattaaaaaaaaaaatattcgtCTTCTCTAGAAAGAAAGAATTTGGTCTGAATCATTCTCAGGCAAAGAATTCTTCTTAAGGAAAAAAATATAGGTGTCACCATATTCACTGCATTAtctaggtgagcgatacagtCTCTAATGACATTTTGTTAGTTGTGCACTGGATTTAGAGGATTGagatttttggaaaaaaaaatttaattgaaatttttgtcaGGTTTTTACTAGAGTACACGTAGTCATAATCAGACAAGTGGTTTTGGTTAAGTGTGCATCTTTGAATATctctttgtatacatgtatataagaaaaTTGTATGTCATCAATGGGTATACGTAGTTCTCTAAAAAAAAGTTACTCGTTACAGAATTGTCCTTGACCTTCTGAAGATGAATGTAGCACCAACGGCAGTGCTCCAGATGCTGAAGTCTATGTGTGGTCAAAGACGAAAGAAAGCTCAGACTGTCGGAGGAGACCATTCAGCCCCAGATCCATATTCCCATCTCCCCACACGAGCCCGAGATGAGGGTAAAAGCCTCCACTCTACACATCTTGTCCGGTCAGGGAGTCCAGATCAATCCTCACAACTTCCTGCCAGGTCTCGCGATGATGGCAAATCCCAACATTCTGCACATCGTGTTCGGTCAGGTAGTCATGGGCGGACAATGGCATCCCGATCAGATCCCAggaaataattttcataatttatgGTCAATGCTTTTGTATAGTATTAAATATTCTGAAGTGCTCAGTCTTTCAGGATGATACAGGATGTTTGAGAAAGGGACTTGTGATGGATATTTTTGACTATTTGCGATCCTCATCATCTTGttattaatgtttttgtatgatattatcaAGTGCGAAGACTGATTTCTTCGAGGTATATAAAAAACTGAATTTGTATCTTCACTAGCCAACGCTTCATTTCTTGAATTTGGTGTATCCAAATGACCTCTTGGCTAGCTTGATGCCGAGTTTGTGGTAAACATCAAATTTTGattgtgataatttatttttccGCTTTGTGTGGATAAAATGAAAAAAGCTAAAAATTGTGTGAAAGAGTATGTTATGACTATTTGTCTGAAATATTGTAGAAAGTAATGTTTGAATGAGAGGTTAGTAGACAGCAATAAGTCAAAGCAAGACATTTTATATCAAAGTTCAGTCATTGACAATGCTGATCTCAATGTTATGTTGAATTCATTGAAAAATAGGTCATGGTCTTAGTGCTGTGCATGTTAATAATTCAGACAGAAACATAACTAATGTCTTGGAAATTAAAAATTCATCTTAAAATATGTTCAATTTTGAGAAACTagaaatatgcatatttttcCTTTTGCTTCAATTATAAACAGGACGAAAGTATGGAAAAACTGGTTTTGTGGTGGAAATAtgatctgaaaaaaataaaatttgttgaaagtcttctgttgtttttgtaaatcaATATTGTTGGAACAATTACTAATGTcgtgattagtgaaaatttcatttctcatttgttgtaAAACCTGTGAGTTTAACttatgccagttggaagagaattacagaatttcattaATTAAAGTGGGAAAATCCCCAAAGTGTAGTTTAAGACAAAGTTCGGCTTCTAGGTCTCAAGAGGATACCACATGGTATGTAGGGCGCTCTTAAAAAGTAGATAAatcaaggtacatgtatgaaaGAAGAGCAGCAACTAGGTATGGAGTCCAGGTTTAAAAATGATCCTGCCGACATGTTTCAGTCTGCTAGGCAGGCCGTCATCGGGGCACAATTTATTAGTGTGACTGTTACACATATTGAAGCTGAATAACAATAGAGGTCATGTGACTAACAATGGACAacatgatgatgtcataacGTTACCAAGTAGTAAGGGAGCAACAAGGCATCAACATGATGATTGGTCTAAATTAAATAAAGATTTGTCACAAGAATTAGGTAGATAATAGTAAAGTTTAAGTCCTTGTGTAAGTAACCAGTAAAAGAGCCTAAATTATAAGATGTAtgtagaaaaataataataaagcaATAAGTACATGTTACAAAGTATTAAAAGGCATGATGAGTATGAAAATGTTCAAGTGATTTTTAGAGGTATAAAGTTAAAGGCAACTGCGAAAAGTAATAGCAATCGATCAGACATCTAATGGCTTCAGTAGGTACTAAAAGTTCaaagttttgtcaagttagttctaCCAGAATATAtgatatcaggatttgaaaagttgttaaacaagagatcccagagggatcttggcgcccaccattgaatgatcttcataggttccatgtcagattgatcttttctctacttttcccttcattttactaatctgtgcaaattgagacatccctccagtacttttcaaacaagggaatcctagctatataagaaatttgagatttaacgataatggctgtttgtttgccaggttgttttcaggacaaactggtccaaaaatgcaatacaagggaccaaggggaacctacatatgaaatttgagaaagatccattcagtatactttgagaaatagagataacaaacttcaattgtcaaaatccaagatggctgcctgtcggccatgttgttttcagattggtctcaaatcaaaatatgcataactaggcacctagGGGAAccttcaaatgaaatttgagtaagttccctccagtactttctcagaaatagcgataacaaacttcaattgtcaaaatccaagatggctgcctgtcggccatgttgttttctgattggtctcaaaacgcaatatgcataactaggcaccaaggggaaccttcatatgaaatttgagaaagatcccttcagtactttctcagaaatagcgataacaaacttcaattgtcaaaatccaagatggctgcctgtcggccatgttgttttctgattggtctcaaaacgcaatatgcataactaggcaccaaggggaaccttcatatgaaatttgagaaagatcccttcagttctttctcagaaatagcgataacaaacttcaattgtcaaaatccaagatggctgcctgtcggccatgttgttttccgattggtctcaaaacgcaatatgcataactaggcaccaaggggaacctacgcttcagtactttctgagaaatagcgataacaagaattgtttacggacggacggagggacggacttacggaccacggaccacggacgcagggcgatttgaatagcccaccatctgatgatggtgggctaaaaatgtgaTAAGCCTTTTGAACAATTGGGCTCAGAAGTGGGCGTAATACGGTAGCTACTGATGACTGTTTATGATGTTTTTTAACTAATGTCTGATTAGAGGTCCCAGGTTATACACTTTGAAGCTCTTGTTTGGCTTCGTTGTGTTTGAACTTTTTAACAATACTTAATAATAGTGGTGTCTTCAAACAAGAGGAAGGGAAATATGTCTTCATGATGTGCTTGTAAGAGGTAACTGGAGGTGGAAGCCTTGTGAAGGTCAGAAATCATTTCCCagatgttattttttgttttgcgAACTTTAGACACCATGAATAAGGCACACTGTACCCCTCTGCAGGTTGGTTGCAGAATTACACTAAAAGATATGACCCCCACAGAATCTGGAGTTTTATCTTCtattaagaaaacaaatttgATCCCACTGCCCACATAACTGTGGTTAGGGTAAAGATCAGGTCTTTCTTGTGTCTTTTTCGCTTTGTTTTAAATCTCCTTTCTTGGTAACACATCCTCTTATGGCCCAGTTTTCAGCGATGTTGTTATAAAAACCATAACACCAAGACACTGCTCAAAGCTTGTTCATTTGTTTAGTAAGAAAATACTTTATGCCATTAGGAAAGCTAATGACCTGACTAAAATTTTACAGTGTTTTTGCTTGAAAGACAATTTTAACATCAACATATGACCAGGGTCCACTTGGTCAAGGTCGTAGCTAgatcagggcccagttgttcaaaaggtgattagctttaAGTTAATCACTTAATAAGTggaaatttcatttctcatttgttgaaAAACCTAAGATATTTCCTTACTTTAAATTATGCCAATTGGAAGAGAATTAtaaattacagaatttcataaagttttcTCAAGTTAGATCTACCAGAAATAGCCTTATCACCTTTTGAATAACTGGACCCAGATGATTAGTGGAAATCTCATTTCTCCCTTACATCAAATCCTGAGTGAGTATTCCTGGAAGCAGAcaggtaggaagagactgaCCAGTGTTATTGTCTCAGGAAATTTTGTCTAGTTACTTTTatcagaaatgattttatcttGATTTTCgaattacagtcaaacctgtattaaggGGCCACTCAAGGGACCGACAGATAGTGGCTGCTTAAACCATGTTGGCAAAAAACGGCCTGTTTCCCAATTCTTTTTCAGCAGattattaaattgatattatgATGCACTTactgatattgataacaatgtACCATGTAtagtgtattttgaaatcaaaaccaacaaagataaaagttttgatgaatttgataaaaatatcttgTCATGTGATCATCACAGATGTCTACTTCCGGACAAAATGGCCTCTTAATACACGACGATACAACGACTCAGAGCAGAGTTTTTGTGGCCGTTGGCCGCGTTAGACAGGTGACCGCTTATTTAAGGTTAATTGTATAGTGTTTTCCATCGGGTGGACCACAGACTGGCCGCTTAACGGAGGTGGCCGTCAGAGCAGATTTGACTCaatttgttaaactgtgattagctaaatcaccttttgaacaactgggcccccAGGTCTCTTAAAACGACTGGATTGTCTCCCTTCATATACATAACTTGAAACTATATATTAAAGTGTTtgcaatttatttaaaaaaaaattaatgcagaccatatatagttttatataaattgataatCATATTTTCAGTGATATTTTATCTTTAGCTTGTTCAATAATGCAATGAACTGAGGAAAAACAACTTCATGAAATCAAACGCAAATTTAATTATCGATGATAAACAAGTGATTCACTTAAAAAAATCTAGAAATCTGATTTCGTAACTCTATTCTGTCAAACAGGGCTAATTCACAAATGTTGACCAGTTGTTATACATCAATAACCAAGCGTATCCTTATATCACTGGTAGCCATCACAGCACAtctgaaaacatatttttaatgcTTGTATCACAATGGAAAGTTGTAGTATGCGACTTTTAATCCATTAGGCTATGATTTGATCAGCTACCAGCGTGAGTAAATCACGATGTTCACAAATGTATCTGGTTAAGTTCTGACCAGATACATGACTGGACAAGTATCTTATCAACGAGATCGGTTACTAGAATGAGATCGAGGTTCCCATCTGAAAAAAAGAAGTAGAAAATTAAGCCTtcaatttaaaatgatatacaaatttattaaatatttcgTATGTATACAAATACACGAATACAGACACAATCCAAATTCCCTGTAATActgaatatttttcaaaaccccgacaaaattaaaaaaattttttactTACTCAAAGAGTTCCTGTGCACGTCTATTGGCCTCCGATTGTTGACTCTCCGCCTGtatcaaaacagaaacaaattaAACACTAGTCTAAAGAAATCAGTAAATGTGTACTTGTGCATGTCTAttgaataaatgtatatatatagcgaGAAAAAAGTTTGTGTCCATGTCGAGTTGggtatataaaaaataaaaacaaaacttaacgACAAACTTTCTCTAGCGCTCTCGCTCTCACAGCTATTGCTACTCCAAAGGAAAGTTTATTTTTGAAAGGACAACTTGATGACGTCCCAAATAATGCTTTTTTAAGTAGCGTAATATTTACTAGTCTGTTGAGACTAAGTCttaatatttctattatttaATACTTTTTGTTCCCAACAAAAGAGTATCAGATGAATGTAgtcgatatatatattgtatttatatttcaaaatcatgTGCCACCAAATATCTAGAACATATGGAGTACATAATTTGATTATTAGAGCTGTGTATCACAAGGTGGGTAGCGAtacgatacgtatcacgatatATGAGAAGCTGATGACCTATCAGATAGCTATAGTATTCCATCACAcagtagtcatgttttgtttgtagtATTTCTGGAATATTGGAGTCTTTGtctatatttattacaaaaaaaacccaaaaaacaaaacataagtTTTGTCCGTTTCCCGCAAAACGTTTTTGAATTTAGGTAATTTGGAATTGAATTTACTCCAACAGCAGCTTTATACCCTGCTGGAACAgccttgtcagccatgttgttaaTACACACACAGTATGCTAACgttggtcaagggagataactacaaattttCAAGTATCTCGATATAAATCAAGGATAGACGATGCATCGATGCACCACTCTGCGATCCAATACAGCCATGCATCGGTGAATCGTCACACCACTACTGATAATGTCTAGGCTATTTCAGTACAACACCCATGTCGACCCATGCcctatgtacatatatagtacacTCCCAAGAATAGAATGAAGTTCCTGTGATCAGTGGGGTGCAGGATAGAAAGACTGATCTAGATGAATTGAGGAAGAGTAAAAGGAAAGATGGATACAACATAAACCTATTGCTCTCAGTAACTCAAAGTAAACCCTGCTGTGAAAATTCCACCCCAGACATTTTTCTTGACAAGCCTTTTTTATACAGCTGTCAATGACAGGTCGTATAATGGTACCCTTCGCTGTCTGTACGTCCCTCTGTCCGCTTGACCGTCCATTAACTCTTCCTTGTTAGCACTCTCTAGCCGTTATTTTCTGGCCTTTATTTAACAATGGATTTTTTAATCTTATGAAACTTGCTACAAACTTGACACAATAGCTCAAACAAGGTTGTGTTATAGAATCACGTGATAATTCTTACCAGAGTTACGTCCCTTTTATTGCCAAATATTGTGTAGAAAATGCAAGAATTTTCTATTTTCCATTCAATTGCTCTAAGATTTGGTTCACTACAACAAGAAGCAATTATGTTCAACATATATTAGGGGTTTTACACTACATTTTCCTGTGGTAGCTGTTCCAGTGACAGTCGTATCATGTTCCcgccatcttcgctagccaaggcttctgattatgtTACACTTCACAAACCCTTGGCAGATTTAGTTCAGTTGTAGCCCTCAATTCGAAATTACATCCCTTTATGCATCAAAtgttcgaccaatcaaaacgagctTTACCGATGTACTttatcggtgatgtttacagacacatggaggcttgtgtcattttgatgagatatgtgatcagtGACTTCTAccaattgatcaaacactgtgaATGTTTCCGAAAAGATTGTACgtctctgtatttaggtaaaatgacatgacatagtcgacaatgtagctctgtactgggtgccgcaatttgtgtttactgcgaaaccaagtCTGAATGCAAAACAGGATTTGATTGGAACGGGtttgtggagtgtaacgtaatcagaagccttggttAGTGAAGATGTGCTCCCGCTTGCGGCCCTTATGTTAAACCCACCTGCTGAGCTTCCTTGAACCACTCGTCAAGTTCACGGCGCTGAGATATTACGTGTGGAACCAGATCACTGCCACCAATGATACTTGGAAGTCTGTCTAGGCCAGCAACACCAGCCTACAATGAAAAACAAACAGTTACCGTCTGCTACCAAAggatatttcaatgattttatgaTAATTGCGTGTCGTCTCAACCAATAAccaatttgacctttgaccttaaagTTAAGGCCAAAGTAGTGACCTTTTGAGGACacgatgtatatatgttgtgttaggtgtttccatgacaaaatCAATAactaatttgacctttgacctcgaAGTAAAGGCCAAAGTAATGACTTTTTGAGGACACGATGTACATCTGTTGTGTTAGATGCTTCCATGACAAAATCAATAACtgatttgacctttgaccttgaagtAAAGGCAAAAGTGACCTTTTGAGGACACAATGTACTTTGTTGTGCTAGATGCTTCCATGACGAAAACTTTATGAAGATGTAATTAATACTTGAAGAATTCTATCAAGGCAAAGTTTTCAAGAAATAGGAGAAACATACATAAATCAGAACAAAATAGCTCCTTTCTTTTCCACTGAATGTGAAAATAGTAtataattttaacatatatatatataatttttatatggTTGGTAAATGTTCATCCTTTCTTAATACCTTCTTGAATTTCTTGAAGTTTTTGACAATACAGCCCTTCCATCGCGAATATCCTGCAGGAACGTCCCTTTCTGACCTTCCAGGAGAGTTTTGAGGTTGTGAAGGTCGTCGGGTCACAAGGTCAACAAAAACGGTCTGGACTAGGTCAGTAGGGACCCCCTCCTCCTTCACATAGTTTCCATGGTAATTATCTTCTTCCTGCAAATATGGTTAATACATCAGAAACCATGCCCTGAACCACTTACTAATCGTCCgacataacaaaaatgacattttcatcccaatactgaaataatttacaaataagAAAACCTGTTCTATATTGTTATCACAGGtaactaatacatgtatttctaatcTAAAATCAACAGGAGGTTTTCAAACTGTTATTGATACAGTATGTTTAAATTTATGAAACAATGCCCCAATATACTGATTTTCAGCcagattttaaaaaagaaacaatgCTCCACATGATTGTGTGAGGAAATTAAATCAaatggatgtttttttttttttttattaatttggaagtgtaattttgagaaaatatttgatttccCTGTTCCTGTGGGCTCACCAACAATTTGAGACTATATATACCCCATCCCTCCTTAGGTTATGTATACTTGACAATTTGAAAAACGATTTCTATAGTCTTTCTACGTGCTCTAGTCTAGTTTAGGCATGTTCTGGGTGTATTTTGGGTGTTTTGAGGTACTTTTGGTTGTTTGAGGGTATTTTTGGGTGTTTTGAGGTACTTTTGGGTGTTTGAGGGTATTTTTGGGTGTTTGAGGTACTTTTAGGTGTTTGGGGGTATTTGTGGGTGTTTTGAGGTACTTTTAGGTGTTTGAGGGTATTTGTGGGTGTTTTGAGGTACTTTTGGTTGTTTGAGGTTTCTTTTTGGGTGTTTGgaggtacatgtacttttggTTGTCTGAGGGTATTTGTGGGTGTTTTGAGGTACTTTTATGTGTTTGAGGGTATTTTTGGTTGTTTTGAGGTACTTTTGGTTGTTTGAGGGTATTTGTGGGTGTTTTGAGGTACTTGTACTTTTGGGTGTCTGAGGGTATTTTTGGGTGTTTTGAGGTACTTTTGGTTGTCTGAGGGTATTTTTGGGTGTTTTgaggtacatgtacttttaagTGTTTGAGGGTATTTTTGGGTGTTTTGAGGTACTTTTGGGTGTCTGGGGGTATTTTTGGGTGTTTTGAGGTACTTGTACTTTTGATTGTCTGAGGGTATTTGTGGGTGTTTTGAGGTACTTGTACTTTTGGGTGTCTGAGGGTATTTTTGAGTGTTTTGAGGTACTTTTGATTGTCTGAGG
This genomic interval carries:
- the LOC117333282 gene encoding mitotic-spindle organizing protein 2-like, with the protein product MSLRTQSTMHFTLLSKNVLSPEEQELYELADLAGVVIDPAVFKIVLDLLKMNVAPTAVLQMLKSMCGQRRKKAQTVGGDHSAPDPYSHLPTRARDEGKSLHSTHLVRSGSPDQSSQLPARSRDDGKSQHSAHRVRSGSHGRTMASRSDPRK